One genomic segment of Mytilus galloprovincialis chromosome 5, xbMytGall1.hap1.1, whole genome shotgun sequence includes these proteins:
- the LOC143074131 gene encoding uncharacterized protein LOC143074131, whose product MVPLQGEDRGQNVLTKVIIGKPSRETSTCQSSDTHLDQHIAPSPIGTDNLEINLMDIRNEASYSSKISQLSDACLTKSQDLSSTNTVRSKIKNTPSIRMPKMKKIEAYAVHEDILKEVKSGQYKIKIAPSDLVDFGGQRSYDMTHQLFVQHGGTFVIMFDGSRDFHEPLKEYPTGDISNDSIVRHWVNSILTYCVDDSDVMPMILFVATHSDLLPEDLQEKMKIEFVKKVTDMFGTHERKKHFVFDPVFFINGTDKNDQEIQNLKNQLVSIAQNQPSWGLPRPMIWVPLHYWTKKRLSIPVTVVLRLLMFVKVEG is encoded by the exons ATGGTTCCCTTACAAGGAG AAGACAGAGGTCAAAATGTACTGACGAAAGTTATAATCGGTAAGCCATCTCGTGAAACTAGCACATGTCAAAGTTCTGATACCCACCTAGACCAGCACATTGCGCCATCACCAATTGGAACTGATAATCTGGAAATAAATTTAATGGATATAAGGAACGAAGCCAGTTACAGTTCCAAAATTTCTCAACTATCCGATGCTTGTTTAACAAAATCTCAAGATTTATCGAGTACAAATACCGTCagatctaaaataaaaaatacgcCATCGATTAGGATgccaaaaatgaagaaaattgaaGCATACGCTGTTCATGAAGACATTTTGAAAGAAGTTAAGAGTGGTCAATACAAAATCAAGATTGCCCCTTCAGATCTGGTTGACTTTGGTGGTCAACGGTCGTATGATATGACCCATCAGTTATTTGTTCAGCACGGTGGGACATTTGTCATTATGTTTGACGGTAGTAGAGATTTTCATGAACCACTGAAGGAATATCCTACGGGAGATATTTCTAATGATT CTATTGTGAGGCATTGGGTCAATTCAATACTCACCTACTGTGTTGATGATAGTGATGTTATGCCTATGATCTTGTTCGTTGCAACCCATAGCGACCTGCTTCCGGAG GATTTACAGGAGAAAATGAAAATAGAGTTTGTAAAGAAAGTCACAGACATGTTTGGTACCCATGAAAGGAAGAAACACTTTGTCTTCGATCCAGTTTTCTTCATCAACGGTACAGACAAAAACGACCAGGAAATTCAGAATTTGAAAAACCAACTTGTCAGTATTGCCCAGAACCAGCCATCTTGGGGACTACCACGGCCTATGATTTGGGTTCCTCtacactactggacgaaaaaacgtctgtccataccagtaacagtcgttctaagactgttaatgtttgttaaagtt gagggataa